The region AATCCCTGCCAGCTTCTCGGCAGATTGGCTGTGGCCCATGCCAGGCCGCGCTTGAGCGTCGGCTTTGTTTGAAAACTCCGCGCGAAATAGCGGCGCGCAGTATAGGTGTCGCCCTGCCGCTGAAAGCGCCGGCCGACTTGAAAATCCAGTTTTGCTTCAAAAGCGGAAGCGTGCTTGCGCAAATAGGGAAAGCGTTGCAGCGAGAGACTCAAAAAACGCCGGTAGTTCGATTCGATATGGTGCGGTGTGCCGGTTTGCGAGGCGCTGCGCGGCGTCACACAGCGGTAGACCAGCAATTCATTGAGACAAGCCACCTCATGCGCCGCGGCAATGCGCATGAACAAATCGTGATCCTCGCAGGTGCGCAAACTTTCGTCCAATCCGCCCACCTCTTCATAAACCTTGCGGGGCATGAACATGGTCGGCGTGATGAGTTTGATCTGAAACAGAAACGAAGCCGCCACACGCGCTTCCCGCTGCGCCGGCAACCGGAAACGAACATCGCGGATTTTGCTGCCATCCGGGCGAACTTCGCGCAAGGCGGAGATCACCAAACCGAGCGCCGGTTGCGCTGCAATGGTTTGATACTGGCGCTGCAGCTTCTCCGCATGCCAGTAATCATCGGCATCCAAAAACGCGAGAAAGACGCCGCGACTGTTGCGCGCGCCGAGATTGCGCGCCGCCGCCGGGCCGCGATTGTGCTCGTGTT is a window of Cytophagia bacterium CHB2 DNA encoding:
- a CDS encoding glycosyltransferase family 2 protein, producing the protein MTSDISVIIPAYQAEKWLSRAVESCLAQTLPPAEIIIVDDASRDATFNVAQQLAGKHAQVRAFKHEHNRGPAAARNLGARNSRGVFLAFLDADDYWHAEKLQRQYQTIAAQPALGLVISALREVRPDGSKIRDVRFRLPAQREARVAASFLFQIKLITPTMFMPRKVYEEVGGLDESLRTCEDHDLFMRIAAAHEVACLNELLVYRCVTPRSASQTGTPHHIESNYRRFLSLSLQRFPYLRKHASAFEAKLDFQVGRRFQRQGDTYTARRYFARSFQTKPTLKRGLAWATANLPRSWQG